The segment TCTCTACAGAGACAACGAAACCATCGTCATCGATATTCAGTTCCAGACTGGGATTGATATCGATCGCCACGATCGTCGGATGATCATGATTCCATCCCGTCCGCATGTGAAGGAACAAACCTGCAGCTGCTAAGAGTACAATGGTAACGACAACTACCCTTCCTATATTCCACGACCAACTTGGCAAGATTTCCCGCTTTTCTTCCGGCACGATGATCGTATCCCCCAAAGCTGGCAATACTGGTGGATGCGGCAGATTCCGATAAACTCCATCCTCTGTGAGAACGACGATCTCATGTTCGGTTATTTTCATCACGGTTGCACGCACCGTCAGTCCTCCTCCAATCTAGCAAACGACACGGTCTGGCGGATACTTGAAAACTCTTCGCAACCAAAGATCAAGATGAGCGAGATGATATATTTGCGGTTGCGTTCCAGTGTTTTTTTACTAACATCCACCTCTCTAACCATTTCCTTCAGCGGAAGTTGCTTCTTGGTTAACAGTATATTAAGCCATTCTCTTCTTGTACAGAACATTCTGGCGATTTTCACCATCGTGCTGCGGGTATCTCGATGCTTGGGAGTGACTTTCTCTAGTTCTTCAAGGCGAATGCCAAATTGCTGGAGTCGTTGGTCATAACACTGGAGTTCCTCTGCCAAAGTCATGGACACTTCCTGCTGTGTATAAGCTTCTAATGAACCAGCGGTCTCCGCGATCGAAAGCCTTTCATCCCCATAATGCCATTCCGTCTCAGCTCTTTCGATCTTCCCTGCGCGACGAAATTCATCGATCAAACGTGTACGAATCACCATATAGGCAAAGTTGTCGAAGGATTTCCCCATATCCGGCCGATAGCGGTCGATCGCTTCGTTGAAGGCGATCAGCCCGATGCTCGCTTCATCATCGTCCCAACCGATCGGTCGCTTGCAGATGTGATTCACGGCACGCAATATAAAAGGTTTGTATCGGCAGATCAAATCCGATCGAAGATCCGAATGGCCATTATGGATCATCTCTAAATATTCTTCTATCGATTGAATTTTCCTCCCCCCGATACCCACGCGCACAAATCCCCTTCCAAAATGAGGATGATTACATTGTTATTGTATCAAGGAACCATATTTTGTGCTATAAGGTGAAAGACCTGTTATTGGACAGCCGCCAGACTAATTATCTGACGGCT is part of the Insulibacter thermoxylanivorax genome and harbors:
- the sigI gene encoding RNA polymerase sigma-I factor; translated protein: MIHNGHSDLRSDLICRYKPFILRAVNHICKRPIGWDDDEASIGLIAFNEAIDRYRPDMGKSFDNFAYMVIRTRLIDEFRRAGKIERAETEWHYGDERLSIAETAGSLEAYTQQEVSMTLAEELQCYDQRLQQFGIRLEELEKVTPKHRDTRSTMVKIARMFCTRREWLNILLTKKQLPLKEMVREVDVSKKTLERNRKYIISLILIFGCEEFSSIRQTVSFARLEED